In a single window of the Raphanus sativus cultivar WK10039 chromosome 9, ASM80110v3, whole genome shotgun sequence genome:
- the LOC108827691 gene encoding pentatricopeptide repeat-containing protein At1g64100 — protein MLARVCGFKCSSSPAESAARLFCTRSIRDTLAKASGESCEAGFGGESLKLQSGFHEIKGLEDAIDLFSDMLRSRPLPSVVDFCKLMGVVVRMERPDLVISLYQKMERKQIRCDIYSFTILIKCFCSCSKLPFALSTFGKITKLGLHPDVVTFNTLLHGLCVEDRVSEALNLFHQMFETTCRPNVVTFTTLMNGLCREGRIVEAVALLDRMMEDGLQPTQITYGTIVDGMCKKGDTVSALNLLRKMEEVSHIIPNVVIYSAIIDSLCKDGRHSDAQNLFTEMQEKGIFPDLFTYNSMIVGFCSSGRWSDAEQLLQEMLERKISPDVVTYNALINAFVKEGKFFEAEELYDEMLPRGIIPNTITYSSMIDGFCKQNRLDAAEHMFYLMATKGCSPNLITFNTLIDGYCGAKRIDDGMELLHEMTETGLVADTTTYNTLIHGFYLVGDLNAALDLLQEMISSGLCPDIVTCDTLLDGLCDNGKLKDALEMFKVMQKSKKDLDASHPFNGVEPDVQTYNILISGLINEGKFLEAEELYEEMPHRGIVPDTITYSSMIDGLCKQSRLDEATQMFDSMGSKSFSPNVVTFTTLINGYCKAGRVDDGLELFCEMGRRGIVANAITYITLICGFRKVGNINGALDIFQEMISSGVYPDTITIRNMLTGLWSKEELKRAVAMLEKLQMSMDLSFGG, from the coding sequence atgttggCTAGGGTTTGTGGATTCAAGTGTTCTTCTTCTCCTGCTGAGTCTGCGGCTAGATTGTTCTGTACGAGATCGATTCGTGATACTCTGGCCAAGGCAAGCGGAGAGAGTTGCGAAGCAGGTTTTGGAGGAGAGAGTTTGAAGCTGCAAAGTGGGTTTCATGAAATCAAAGGTTTAGAGGATGCGATTGATTTGTTCAGTGACATGCTTCGATCTCGTCCTTTACCTTCTGTGGTTGATTTCTGTAAATTGATGGGTGTGGTGGTGAGAATGGAACGCCCGGATCTTGTGATTTCTCTCTATCAGAAGATGGAAAGGAAACAGATTCGATGTGATATATACAGCTTCACCATTCTGATAAAATGTTTCTGCAGCTGCTCTAAGCTCCCCTTTGCTTTGTCTACATTTGGTAAGATCACCAAGCTTGGACTCCACCCTGATGTTGTTACCTTCAACACCCTGCTCCACGGATTGTGCGTGGAAGATAGGGTTTCTGAAGCTTTGAATTTGTTTCATCAAATGTTTGAAACGACATGTAGGCCCAATGTCGTAACCTTCACCACTTTGATGAACGGTCTTTGCCGCGAGGGTAGAATTGTCGAAGCCGTAGCTCTGCTTGATCGGATGATGGAAGATGGTCTCCAGCCTACCCAGATTACTTATGGAACAATCGTAGATGGGATGTGTAAGAAGGGAGATACTGTGTCTGCATTGAATCTTCTGAGGAAGATGGAGGAGGTGAGCCACATCATACCCAATGTTGTAATCTATAGTGCAATCATTGATAGCCTTTGTAAAGACGGACGTCATAGCGATGCACAAAATCTTTTCACTGAAATGCAAGAGAAAGGAATCTTTCCCGATTTATTTACCTACAACAGTATGATAGTTGGTTTTTGTAGCTCTGGTAGATGGAGCGACGCGGAGCAGTTGTTGCAAGAAATGTTAGAAAGGAAGATCAGCCCTGATGTTGTAACTTATAATGCTTTGATCAATGCATTTGTCAAGGAAGGCAAGTTCTTTGAGGCTGAAGAATTATACGATGAGATGCTTCCAAGGGGTATAATCCCTAATACAATCACATATAGTTCAATGATCGATGGATTTTGCAAACAGAATCGTCTTGATGCTGCTGAGCACATGTTTTATTTGATGGCTACCAAGGGCTGCTCTCCCAACCTAATCACTTTCAATACTCTCATAGACGGATATTGTGGGGCTAAGAGGATAGATGATGGAATGGAACTTCTCCATGAGATGACTGAAACAGGATTAGTTGCTGACACAACTACTTACAACACTCTTATTCACGGGTTCTATCTGGTGGGCGATCTTAATGCTGCTCTAGACCTTTTACAAGAGATGATCTCTAGTGGTTTGTGCCCTGATATCGTTACTTGTGACACTTTGCTGGATGGTCTCTGCGATAATGGGAAACTAAAAGATGCATTGGAAATGTTTAAGGTTATGCAGAAGAGTAAGAAGGATCTTGATGCTAGTCACCCCTTCAATGGTGTGGAACCTGATGTTCAAACTTACAATATATTGATCAGCGGCTTGATCAATGAAGGGAAGTTTTTAGAGGCCGAGGAATTATACGAGGAGATGCCCCACAGGGGTATAGTCCCAGATACTATCACCTATAGCTCAATGATCGATGGATTATGCAAGCAGAGCCGCCTAGATGAGGCTACACAAATGTTTGATTCGATGGGTAGCAAGAGCTTCTCTCCAAACGTAGTGACCTTTACTACACTCATTAATGGCTACTGTAAGGCAGGAAGGGTTGATGATGGGCTGGAGCTTTTCTGCGAGATGGGTCGAAGAGGGATAGTTGCTAACGCAATTACTTACATCACTTTGATTTGTGGTTTTCGTAAAGTGGGTAATATTAATGGGGCTCTAGACATTTTCCAGGAGATGATTTCAAGTGGTGTGTATCCTGATACCATTACCATCCGCAATATGCTGACTGGTTTATGGAGTAAAGAGGAACTAAAAAGGGCAGTGGCAATGCTTGAGAAACTGCAGATGAGTATG